The proteins below are encoded in one region of Halorhodospira halochloris:
- a CDS encoding ferredoxin:protochlorophyllide reductase (ATP-dependent) subunit N: protein MSTRAAVDPNTAGDHGCDCPVEVIQERGQRQVFCGLTSIVWLHRKMQDAFFLVVGSRTCAHLLQAAAGVMIFAEPRFATAVLGERDLAGLADCNDELDRVVNELLARRPEIKTLFLVGSCPSEVIKLDLDNAAERLTREHAGRVQVMHYSGSGLETAFTQGEDKCLASITEQMPQAEENEAPSLLVLGTLADVVEDQFRRIFDQLGIGPVHFLPPRSCEQLPAVGPQTRVIMAQPFVGEATRALLSRGAQYVNAPYPVGIEGTRGWLYAAAHSFGVAEQRVDEVVAAPVERARAALARQREVLAGKSITFLPDSQLELPLARFLANECGMRPLEVATPYLDRQLHGQEAVQLGDGVRLIEGQDLERQLDRLRDDRPDLTVCGLGLANPLEAEGLRTKWSIELVFSPIQGFDQAADLAELFARPLVRHESLRV from the coding sequence ATGAGTACGCGTGCAGCCGTCGATCCGAATACCGCCGGCGATCACGGCTGCGATTGCCCCGTGGAGGTCATTCAGGAGCGGGGTCAACGGCAGGTCTTCTGTGGACTAACGAGTATTGTGTGGTTGCATCGCAAGATGCAGGATGCGTTTTTTCTCGTTGTTGGCTCGCGTACCTGTGCGCATCTGCTCCAAGCTGCTGCAGGGGTGATGATCTTCGCTGAGCCGAGGTTTGCCACCGCTGTGTTGGGTGAGCGCGACCTGGCCGGACTTGCTGATTGCAACGATGAGTTGGACCGGGTTGTAAACGAGTTGCTGGCCCGGCGACCGGAGATAAAGACGCTGTTTCTCGTTGGCTCGTGCCCCTCTGAAGTGATCAAGCTCGATCTGGATAATGCTGCTGAGCGCCTAACTCGGGAGCATGCCGGGCGCGTCCAAGTGATGCATTACTCTGGTAGCGGTCTGGAGACAGCATTCACCCAGGGTGAGGATAAGTGCCTGGCGTCTATAACTGAACAGATGCCTCAGGCTGAGGAGAACGAGGCGCCTTCATTGTTGGTTTTGGGCACGTTGGCCGATGTTGTCGAGGACCAGTTTCGTAGGATTTTCGATCAACTTGGGATAGGCCCGGTGCACTTTCTCCCTCCACGCAGTTGTGAGCAATTGCCAGCGGTGGGGCCCCAGACCCGGGTTATCATGGCGCAGCCGTTTGTTGGTGAGGCAACACGTGCTCTGTTAAGCCGCGGTGCGCAGTACGTCAATGCCCCGTATCCTGTGGGCATAGAGGGAACACGTGGATGGCTGTACGCTGCAGCGCACTCTTTCGGGGTTGCCGAGCAACGAGTCGATGAAGTTGTAGCGGCGCCGGTAGAGAGGGCGCGCGCGGCCTTGGCCCGTCAGCGCGAAGTGCTCGCTGGTAAAAGTATTACTTTCCTGCCAGACTCGCAGTTGGAGTTGCCGCTGGCACGATTTCTTGCCAATGAGTGCGGCATGCGGCCGCTGGAGGTGGCTACCCCGTATCTGGATCGGCAGCTGCATGGCCAAGAGGCTGTCCAGCTTGGCGATGGGGTGCGGTTGATTGAAGGGCAGGACCTCGAGAGGCAGTTAGACAGGCTGCGTGATGACCGGCCTGACTTAACTGTGTGTGGACTCGGTCTGGCTAACCCTCTGGAGGCCGAGGGGCTGCGGACCAAGTGGTCGATTGAGCTGGTGTTTTCGCCGATCCAAGGTTTTGATCAGGCAGCCGATCTGGCTGAATTGTTCGCCCGGCCTCTAGTTAGACACGAAAGTTTGAGGGTGTAG
- the bchB gene encoding ferredoxin:protochlorophyllide reductase (ATP-dependent) subunit B, which translates to MHLALWTYEGPPHVGAMRVAASMEGVHYVLHAPQGDSYADLLFTMIERRASRPPVTYTTFHGRHLGADTAELVRQTVRDAYERHQPQALMVGDSCTAELLQDQPGTLAAGMDLPVPVIALESAAYSRKENFGASEAFYQLVRGTLVANQDGALGHAAPAADSDRSAACDRPTANLLGPTSLGFRCRDDVKEIKALLERLGIGVNVVAPLGATPADLSRIPAADFNVCLYPEIARTTCEWLQRQYRQPMVTTVPLGLGATRDFIREIGDVSGVDASAVLEQCTARMSWYSRSVDSNYLTGKRVFIFADATHAIAAARIAREELGFSVVGLGTYSREHAREVRQVAKDLGLEPLITDDYLEVEKSVAEAAPELVLGTQMERHIAKRLGLPCAVISAPAHVQDFPASYAPNMGFEGANVIFDTWVHPLMMGLEEHLLGMFREDFEFSTDTPSHMASSGAGQERAAEQEQAVAEASVAEADSPGAQIRWTPEAESELRKIPFFVRGKARRNTEHFAAERGIATITVETIYDAKAHFSR; encoded by the coding sequence ATGCATTTAGCGCTCTGGACTTATGAAGGCCCTCCGCATGTTGGTGCGATGCGCGTGGCAGCATCGATGGAGGGCGTGCATTATGTCCTGCATGCGCCCCAGGGTGATAGCTACGCAGATCTGCTCTTTACCATGATTGAGCGCCGTGCTTCCCGGCCGCCGGTAACTTACACGACCTTCCATGGCCGCCACCTCGGGGCGGATACTGCCGAACTAGTTCGCCAAACCGTTCGTGACGCGTATGAGCGCCATCAACCACAGGCGCTGATGGTAGGAGACTCCTGTACAGCGGAGCTATTACAGGATCAGCCGGGTACCTTGGCGGCCGGCATGGATCTGCCCGTGCCGGTGATAGCGCTCGAGAGCGCCGCCTACTCGCGAAAAGAGAACTTTGGCGCTAGTGAGGCCTTTTATCAGCTGGTTCGGGGCACTCTTGTTGCTAATCAAGATGGTGCTTTGGGGCACGCTGCGCCGGCAGCGGATAGCGATCGCAGCGCCGCTTGCGATAGACCCACAGCCAACCTGCTCGGGCCAACTTCATTGGGGTTTAGGTGCCGCGATGATGTCAAGGAGATCAAGGCCCTGCTGGAACGTCTAGGCATCGGCGTTAACGTGGTAGCTCCCCTCGGGGCAACCCCGGCCGACTTGTCCCGCATCCCCGCCGCCGATTTTAATGTCTGCCTTTATCCGGAGATTGCTAGGACCACTTGTGAGTGGCTGCAGCGGCAGTATCGTCAGCCCATGGTAACTACTGTCCCGCTGGGGTTGGGCGCCACTCGGGATTTCATCCGTGAGATTGGGGATGTGTCTGGGGTTGATGCCAGCGCTGTACTGGAGCAATGCACTGCCCGCATGTCTTGGTACAGCCGTTCAGTGGACTCTAACTACCTAACCGGCAAGCGGGTTTTCATCTTTGCCGATGCTACGCATGCGATAGCCGCTGCGCGGATTGCACGTGAGGAGTTAGGTTTCAGTGTGGTCGGGCTGGGTACGTACAGCCGTGAACACGCTCGAGAGGTACGTCAGGTGGCCAAAGATTTGGGCCTGGAGCCTTTGATTACCGATGATTACTTGGAGGTGGAGAAAAGTGTTGCCGAGGCAGCGCCAGAGCTGGTTCTTGGCACTCAAATGGAGAGGCATATAGCCAAGCGCCTAGGACTGCCCTGTGCAGTAATCTCGGCGCCAGCACATGTTCAGGACTTTCCGGCCAGCTATGCCCCGAACATGGGGTTCGAGGGCGCCAACGTAATATTCGACACCTGGGTCCATCCGCTTATGATGGGTCTCGAGGAGCACCTTCTAGGGATGTTCCGCGAAGACTTCGAGTTTTCAACTGACACCCCATCACATATGGCTTCATCAGGGGCAGGCCAGGAGCGTGCCGCTGAACAGGAGCAAGCTGTGGCTGAGGCGTCAGTTGCGGAAGCGGATAGCCCCGGTGCACAAATACGCTGGACGCCGGAAGCGGAGTCGGAGTTACGCAAAATCCCGTTTTTCGTGCGAGGAAAAGCTCGGCGCAATACCGAGCACTTTGCCGCCGAGCGGGGAATTGCGACCATCACAGTGGAGACCATCTACGATGCCAAAGCCCACTTCAGCCGCTGA
- a CDS encoding magnesium chelatase subunit H has product MPKPTSAADPTPMRVALITLDNHMAGAVERARPVLQKEIPGLELSYHAASDWNSNPTALERCRERISKADVIVVTMLFMEEHIEPVLADLQARRDDCDAMVVIMSAGEVMKLTRMGKFAMDGSSRGPMSLLKKLRGQKKNKKDEEGNSGEKQAAMLRRIPRLLRFIPGTAQDVRAYFLTWLYFLASSDENVTNMVRYLVNRYAGGPRQHLRGQLKVDDPIEYPEVGLYHPRMEGRVGEDPSLLPRPEAAEERGVVGLLLMRSYVLSGDAGHYDGVIETLESRGYRVIPAFASGLDNRPAVEKFFMHAEGYPAVDAVVSLTGFSLVGGPAYNNAGAAEEMLRSMDVPYITAQALEFQSLEQWEISERGLTPVETTMMVAIPELDGATAPIVFGGRAALPGPDGVCRMEAHPERTLMLARRLEKLIKLRRSARAERKLSIVLFSFPPQAGSLGTAAYLAVFSSLYNTLHELYDAGYHVELPESVDDLRERIINGNASQFGAHANVHTRVSVDDYVSREPHLKQLEEQWGPAPGKQQSDGQSIFVLGIELGNVFVGIQPGFGYEGDPMRLLFEQGLTPTHAMCAFYRYIREDFGADAVLHFGTHGALEFMPGKQCGMSPHCWPDRLIGDLPNFYLYAANNPSEGSIAKRRSAATLISYLTPPVGRAGLYRGLLELKSSVERYRSAPPDNVDEREELAKLIQAQAAEVDLAELEPEWGADEAPEKISQLSEQILEMEYTLIPEGLHIVGEPPSREGRIDQLLSIAETAHGANVDRGCIAALVDGQTPKQALAAAESNEHETTRELLETLADTAQKLGDNRELEGIIRALDGRFVPPVAGGDILRSPHILPTGRNMHGFDPYRIPSAFAVKDGAKQAERLLEKHKEAGEEVPDSIAMVLWGTDNLKSEGGPIGQALALIGARPRFDTYGKLAGAELIPLDELGRKRIDLVITLSGIFRDLLPLQTRVLAEATYLAASAEEEPLEMNPIRRNTLAYQEKHGCDFETAALRVFSNADGAYGSNVGSMIDQGAWEDEDEIADTYTRRKCYAYGRSGQPVRQEELLGSMLSGVELTYQNLESVELGVTTVDHYFDTLGGISRAVARSRGGEHVPVYIGDQTRGEGKVRTLSDQVALETRTRMLNPKWYEGLLEHGYEGVQQIEVHLTNTMGWSATTGQVSPWVYQQFTQTFMLDEKMRERMAQLNPAASAKLANRLLEAHERNYWNPDEETLEALRKAGDELEDYFEGVNEEAAA; this is encoded by the coding sequence ATGCCAAAGCCCACTTCAGCCGCTGACCCGACGCCGATGCGCGTTGCGCTCATAACGCTCGATAACCACATGGCAGGCGCAGTGGAGCGCGCCAGGCCGGTATTACAGAAGGAGATCCCGGGGCTGGAGCTCAGCTACCATGCCGCCTCGGACTGGAACAGTAATCCTACTGCCTTGGAGCGTTGCCGCGAGCGCATCTCTAAAGCCGATGTGATCGTAGTAACCATGCTTTTCATGGAGGAGCATATCGAGCCGGTGCTCGCCGATCTTCAGGCACGCCGGGATGATTGCGATGCCATGGTGGTGATCATGTCGGCCGGTGAGGTGATGAAGCTCACGCGGATGGGTAAATTTGCTATGGATGGCTCGAGCAGGGGGCCCATGTCCCTGCTCAAGAAGCTGCGCGGTCAGAAGAAGAACAAGAAAGATGAAGAGGGCAATTCGGGCGAGAAGCAGGCCGCCATGCTGCGCCGCATACCCCGGCTGCTACGCTTTATCCCCGGCACCGCGCAAGATGTCCGGGCCTACTTTCTGACTTGGCTCTACTTCCTCGCCAGCTCTGATGAAAACGTGACCAATATGGTCCGTTATCTGGTCAATCGTTATGCCGGTGGTCCGCGCCAGCATCTGCGTGGCCAGCTGAAGGTTGATGACCCGATAGAATACCCTGAAGTTGGCCTCTATCATCCGCGTATGGAAGGTAGGGTCGGGGAGGATCCGAGTCTGCTTCCTCGGCCAGAGGCGGCCGAAGAGCGCGGGGTGGTTGGCCTGCTGTTGATGCGCTCATACGTCCTCTCCGGTGATGCTGGTCACTATGATGGCGTAATAGAGACGCTCGAGTCGCGCGGCTACCGAGTGATACCGGCCTTTGCTAGTGGTCTCGATAATCGCCCCGCGGTAGAGAAATTCTTCATGCACGCTGAGGGCTACCCGGCGGTGGATGCGGTAGTCTCCCTGACCGGCTTCTCTTTAGTTGGTGGACCGGCCTATAACAATGCTGGTGCAGCTGAGGAGATGCTGCGCAGTATGGATGTGCCCTATATCACAGCCCAGGCCCTGGAGTTCCAGTCGTTGGAGCAGTGGGAGATCTCTGAGCGTGGCCTGACACCGGTAGAGACGACTATGATGGTCGCGATCCCCGAACTTGATGGCGCCACTGCGCCGATAGTCTTTGGTGGTCGGGCGGCTCTGCCAGGACCGGATGGCGTCTGTCGGATGGAGGCGCACCCTGAGCGTACCCTGATGTTGGCGCGGCGGTTAGAAAAACTGATCAAGCTACGTCGCAGTGCGCGGGCCGAACGTAAGCTGAGCATAGTCCTGTTCAGTTTTCCGCCCCAGGCAGGTTCCTTGGGTACGGCAGCTTATCTGGCGGTGTTCAGCTCCCTCTATAACACTCTTCATGAGCTATACGATGCTGGGTATCACGTCGAGTTGCCGGAGTCGGTCGATGATCTGCGCGAGCGGATTATAAATGGCAATGCTAGTCAGTTTGGGGCCCATGCCAACGTCCATACGCGGGTCTCGGTTGACGACTACGTCTCTCGCGAGCCTCATCTTAAGCAGCTAGAAGAGCAGTGGGGGCCGGCGCCGGGCAAGCAGCAGAGCGACGGCCAGTCGATCTTCGTCCTGGGCATTGAGCTCGGTAACGTCTTTGTCGGTATCCAGCCTGGGTTCGGCTATGAAGGCGACCCAATGCGCCTGCTCTTTGAGCAGGGTCTTACCCCGACGCATGCTATGTGCGCCTTCTATCGCTATATCCGCGAGGACTTCGGCGCCGATGCGGTGCTGCATTTCGGCACTCATGGGGCGTTAGAGTTTATGCCCGGCAAACAATGTGGTATGAGTCCACACTGCTGGCCTGATCGGTTGATCGGTGATCTGCCCAACTTCTATCTCTACGCTGCCAATAACCCCTCTGAGGGATCGATAGCCAAGCGCCGCTCGGCAGCCACCCTGATCAGTTACCTAACGCCGCCGGTGGGCCGCGCGGGGCTCTATCGTGGCCTGCTTGAGCTCAAATCGTCGGTGGAACGGTATCGCAGCGCACCGCCGGATAATGTCGATGAGCGTGAAGAGCTCGCTAAGCTGATCCAGGCTCAGGCAGCTGAGGTCGATTTGGCTGAGCTGGAGCCTGAGTGGGGCGCGGATGAAGCACCTGAGAAGATATCTCAGCTTAGCGAGCAGATACTCGAGATGGAGTACACGCTTATCCCTGAGGGGCTGCATATAGTGGGCGAGCCGCCCTCGCGAGAGGGACGGATAGATCAGCTGCTCTCGATAGCGGAAACCGCTCACGGGGCTAATGTCGATCGGGGTTGTATTGCTGCTCTTGTTGACGGCCAAACACCTAAGCAGGCTTTGGCTGCTGCTGAGAGTAATGAGCATGAGACTACCCGCGAGTTGCTCGAAACACTTGCTGATACAGCGCAAAAACTAGGAGACAACCGCGAGCTGGAAGGGATAATTAGGGCCCTTGATGGCCGCTTTGTGCCCCCAGTAGCTGGCGGCGATATCCTGCGCAGTCCGCACATATTGCCGACTGGCCGTAACATGCACGGCTTCGATCCCTACCGCATTCCGAGCGCATTTGCGGTTAAGGATGGTGCTAAACAGGCCGAGCGACTCCTTGAGAAGCACAAAGAGGCCGGTGAAGAGGTCCCCGATTCGATAGCAATGGTGCTTTGGGGAACCGATAACCTTAAGAGCGAAGGTGGCCCGATAGGTCAGGCATTGGCCCTTATCGGTGCGCGTCCCCGTTTTGATACTTACGGCAAGTTGGCGGGGGCTGAGCTTATTCCGTTGGATGAACTGGGCCGTAAGCGCATCGACTTGGTGATAACCCTCTCGGGTATCTTCAGGGATCTGTTGCCGTTGCAAACCCGAGTGCTCGCCGAGGCGACTTACCTGGCTGCCAGTGCTGAAGAAGAACCATTGGAGATGAATCCTATCCGCCGTAATACCTTGGCTTATCAAGAGAAGCACGGCTGTGACTTCGAGACCGCAGCCTTGCGGGTCTTTAGCAACGCAGATGGGGCTTACGGATCGAACGTCGGCTCGATGATTGATCAGGGTGCTTGGGAAGATGAGGATGAGATTGCCGACACTTATACCCGGCGCAAGTGCTACGCCTACGGGCGCAGCGGCCAGCCGGTGCGCCAGGAAGAGTTGCTCGGCAGCATGCTTTCGGGAGTCGAGCTGACTTATCAGAACCTGGAGTCGGTAGAACTCGGGGTGACCACCGTTGACCACTACTTTGATACTTTGGGTGGGATAAGCCGGGCTGTTGCCCGCTCCCGTGGTGGTGAGCATGTGCCTGTCTATATCGGTGACCAGACTAGGGGAGAGGGCAAGGTTCGCACTCTATCCGATCAAGTAGCTCTGGAGACGCGTACCCGCATGCTTAATCCTAAGTGGTATGAGGGTTTGCTCGAGCACGGTTATGAAGGCGTACAACAGATAGAGGTCCATCTGACTAATACCATGGGCTGGTCGGCGACGACCGGGCAGGTTTCGCCTTGGGTGTATCAGCAGTTCACCCAAACGTTCATGTTGGATGAGAAGATGCGCGAGCGCATGGCGCAGCTCAACCCGGCGGCTTCGGCGAAGCTGGCTAACCGGTTGCTGGAGGCGCATGAGCGCAATTACTGGAACCCGGATGAGGAGACATTGGAAGCCTTGCGAAAAGCTGGAGATGAGCTCGAAGACTACTTCGAAGGGGTTAATGAGGAGGCCGCTGCATGA
- the bchL gene encoding ferredoxin:protochlorophyllide reductase (ATP-dependent) iron-sulfur ATP-binding protein — translation MSGGVTGSGVSRGDGEGSYQVHLDPGTQGSRAKIFAVYGKGGIGKSTTSSNLAVAFSKLGKRVLQIGCDPKHDSTFTLTKSLVPTVIDSLESVDFHSEELRPDDYVYPGYNGVLCVEAGGPPAGTGCGGYVVGQTVKLLKQHHLLEDTDVVIFDVLGDVVCGGFAAPLQYADRALIVTANDFDSIFAMNRIAGAIQAKAKNYKVRLGGVIANRSEATEQIERFNERIGLQMLAHLPNYDVIRRSRLHKATLFELEEESAELEYARNEYLNLATALWNGVEPLNPAPLRDREVFDLLGFD, via the coding sequence ATGAGCGGTGGCGTTACCGGTAGTGGTGTAAGCAGAGGTGATGGCGAGGGTAGTTATCAGGTGCACCTTGACCCGGGCACTCAGGGTTCAAGGGCGAAGATATTCGCCGTATACGGTAAAGGCGGCATAGGCAAGAGCACGACCTCGTCTAACCTCGCCGTCGCCTTTAGCAAGCTCGGCAAGCGGGTATTGCAAATCGGCTGTGATCCTAAGCACGACTCGACGTTTACCCTTACTAAGAGCTTGGTGCCGACGGTCATCGACAGCCTGGAGAGTGTCGATTTCCATAGTGAAGAGCTGCGCCCCGACGACTATGTCTACCCCGGGTATAACGGGGTGCTCTGTGTTGAGGCCGGGGGCCCCCCGGCCGGGACTGGCTGCGGTGGGTATGTAGTCGGTCAGACGGTGAAGCTATTGAAGCAGCACCATCTGCTCGAAGATACCGATGTGGTTATCTTTGATGTGCTTGGAGATGTGGTCTGTGGCGGCTTCGCGGCTCCTCTGCAGTATGCGGATAGGGCGCTGATAGTGACGGCAAACGATTTCGATTCAATCTTTGCTATGAATCGGATAGCCGGGGCGATCCAAGCCAAGGCGAAGAACTACAAGGTGCGCCTCGGTGGTGTTATTGCTAACCGCAGCGAAGCTACTGAGCAGATTGAGCGTTTCAACGAGCGTATCGGCTTGCAGATGCTTGCCCATCTGCCTAATTACGACGTTATCCGTCGCAGCCGGCTGCATAAGGCGACGCTCTTTGAGCTTGAAGAGGAGTCAGCTGAGCTCGAGTACGCCCGTAACGAGTACTTGAACTTGGCAACCGCGTTGTGGAATGGCGTTGAGCCACTAAATCCAGCGCCTCTCCGCGATAGGGAAGTTTTTGATCTGCTGGGGTTCGACTGA
- the bchM gene encoding magnesium protoporphyrin IX methyltransferase — protein sequence MPTSSYKKRLGKVETYFDDTAVEAWRKLTSDAPVSGVRATVRAGREEMRTTLLSWLPSDMRGKRVLDAGCGPGMLSYELARRGAQVTAIDVSSNLIDIARQRLPEDIDSQRIDFQVGDMLDSSLGEFDYVVSMDVLIHYPCDDAVAALADIAQRTRGSIAFTFAPRTPFLAAMHWVGKLFPRSDRSPAIEPVAQRRLLEALAGEERLEGWKPGRSQLISRGFYTSQALELQRQ from the coding sequence ATGCCAACAAGCTCATATAAGAAAAGACTTGGCAAGGTCGAAACATATTTTGACGATACTGCCGTTGAAGCTTGGCGCAAGCTGACCTCAGACGCCCCTGTAAGCGGGGTAAGGGCTACAGTGAGGGCGGGTCGTGAAGAGATGCGCACCACATTGCTGAGCTGGTTACCTAGCGATATGCGCGGAAAACGAGTGCTAGATGCCGGATGTGGGCCGGGGATGCTTTCATATGAGCTGGCGCGTCGCGGTGCGCAGGTTACGGCGATTGATGTATCGAGCAACCTAATAGATATAGCTCGACAGCGGTTGCCAGAGGATATTGATAGCCAAAGGATAGATTTCCAGGTAGGCGATATGCTCGATTCAAGCCTTGGCGAATTCGACTACGTCGTCTCTATGGATGTCCTGATCCACTACCCCTGTGACGATGCTGTTGCAGCGTTGGCCGATATAGCACAGCGTACGCGCGGCAGTATTGCGTTTACCTTTGCCCCGCGCACACCCTTCTTGGCCGCAATGCACTGGGTAGGCAAACTCTTTCCCCGCAGCGATAGGTCGCCGGCAATTGAACCGGTTGCGCAGCGGCGCTTGTTGGAGGCTTTGGCTGGTGAGGAGCGTCTTGAGGGCTGGAAACCTGGTCGATCTCAACTAATCAGTCGAGGTTTTTATACCTCGCAAGCACTGGAGCTACAGCGACAATGA
- a CDS encoding BCD family MFS transporter, with translation MSQWVGNFYRNFSRFALPFADATTEQLPMTRIFRLALFQITVGMMYVLFTGTLNRVMIHELGIAAALLGAMLALPVLLAPLRLLIGHRSDHHPSHLGWRRVPYLWMGTLFQFGGLAIMPFAILVQSEHAADYPLLASLGAGLAFLLAGIGVHMTQTAGLSLTNDLAPDDKVARVVGLMYIMLLIGMVIAAATFWYFLSDYSHYRLIQVIQGAAVATWALNIIALWKQEPRDPSRTRVDRPRPSFASAWQSFSEMGPVARLLVVIGLGAAGFGMQDIIIEPYGARVLDLEVAGTTLLTGLWAVGMLVGFSVCGALLDKGSNPYRVVAAGALIGVVAFAMVIASAPLESPMLFRMGNFVIGLGAGLFYVGTLVATMELAPPEKSGFAIGAWGAVQATALGAALATGAGLSDLISALGAAGMLGEIFTHPAAGYSVVYSLEIVLLVAMVVAAWPLARINRNQSGSSTSSSRFGLADNG, from the coding sequence ATGAGTCAGTGGGTCGGCAACTTCTATCGTAATTTTAGCCGCTTTGCTCTGCCGTTTGCAGATGCAACGACAGAGCAGCTGCCAATGACCAGAATTTTCCGGTTGGCCCTGTTCCAAATAACGGTCGGCATGATGTACGTCCTGTTTACCGGGACGCTGAACCGGGTCATGATTCACGAGCTCGGCATCGCCGCGGCCTTGCTAGGTGCCATGCTGGCGCTGCCGGTACTATTAGCTCCATTGCGCCTGCTTATTGGCCACCGCTCCGACCATCATCCTTCCCACTTGGGTTGGCGGCGGGTCCCGTATCTGTGGATGGGGACCCTGTTCCAGTTTGGCGGCCTGGCAATTATGCCCTTTGCCATATTGGTTCAATCGGAGCACGCCGCAGACTACCCATTGCTTGCCTCACTGGGGGCCGGTTTGGCATTTCTGCTTGCTGGGATCGGCGTGCATATGACCCAGACCGCAGGATTGTCACTGACCAATGATCTTGCCCCCGACGATAAGGTGGCTAGGGTTGTTGGGCTGATGTACATCATGCTGCTGATCGGGATGGTTATAGCGGCGGCGACATTCTGGTATTTCCTGAGTGATTACAGCCATTACCGCCTAATTCAGGTCATTCAGGGAGCCGCGGTTGCCACCTGGGCTTTGAATATTATTGCCCTATGGAAGCAGGAACCGCGTGATCCAAGTCGGACCCGCGTCGATAGGCCGCGACCATCTTTTGCTTCAGCATGGCAAAGTTTCAGTGAGATGGGTCCGGTGGCTCGGTTGCTAGTAGTCATCGGCCTGGGTGCAGCAGGGTTTGGTATGCAAGACATCATAATCGAACCCTACGGTGCCCGGGTGCTGGACCTAGAGGTAGCCGGCACCACCCTGCTTACAGGACTGTGGGCAGTGGGAATGCTGGTTGGTTTCTCGGTTTGCGGGGCGTTGCTAGATAAGGGAAGTAACCCGTACCGAGTGGTCGCTGCTGGGGCTTTGATAGGGGTGGTAGCTTTCGCTATGGTCATTGCTTCAGCACCCTTGGAGTCGCCGATGCTGTTTAGGATGGGCAACTTCGTGATAGGACTCGGTGCAGGGTTGTTCTATGTCGGGACACTGGTGGCAACGATGGAGTTAGCGCCCCCTGAGAAGAGCGGGTTCGCCATCGGGGCGTGGGGTGCGGTGCAAGCTACCGCGCTTGGTGCGGCCCTGGCTACTGGGGCCGGGTTGAGTGATCTCATATCCGCGTTAGGCGCTGCGGGTATGCTAGGGGAGATCTTCACGCACCCGGCGGCGGGGTACAGTGTAGTCTATTCACTGGAAATAGTGCTGTTAGTGGCGATGGTGGTGGCCGCTTGGCCCTTGGCGCGTATAAACAGGAATCAAAGTGGTTCATCAACATCATCGTCTCGTTTCGGTCTGGCCGATAATGGCTAA
- the puhA gene encoding photosynthetic reaction center subunit H, whose translation MEAFYPMGIARFDWGIWAVIFFFVFLAGLIVYCRREDKREGYPLISDPNDKYGAPRLVSGTIPRVPKPKTFLLRDGRTIQVPRQEKVEWDRNYKLEAQPTAPWPGSPLEPIGNPMKAAIGPGAYAKREDKPELTWHNKQKIVPMRIATEYYVVEDDPDLRGAPVVGLCGGQGGRVRDIWVDRSECRIMYYEVEISPHTSGKDSVLLPQCFARETRRMDGVWEIRVNSITAEQFRDVPRLSNPDQITPQEEDMVCAYYGAGTLYAVPGRTEPFLP comes from the coding sequence ATGGAAGCGTTTTATCCAATGGGAATCGCCAGGTTCGATTGGGGAATATGGGCAGTCATATTCTTCTTCGTCTTCCTGGCAGGCCTGATTGTCTATTGTCGTAGGGAAGACAAGCGCGAAGGTTATCCGCTGATCTCCGATCCGAACGACAAGTACGGCGCGCCGCGTCTTGTCTCGGGCACGATCCCGCGGGTACCTAAGCCGAAGACCTTCCTGCTGCGTGACGGGCGCACCATTCAGGTGCCGCGTCAGGAGAAGGTCGAGTGGGACCGTAACTATAAACTCGAAGCTCAGCCGACTGCGCCGTGGCCTGGTTCCCCCTTGGAGCCGATAGGCAATCCGATGAAAGCGGCGATCGGGCCTGGTGCTTACGCCAAGCGCGAAGATAAGCCGGAGCTGACTTGGCATAACAAGCAAAAGATCGTGCCGATGCGGATCGCCACCGAGTATTATGTCGTGGAAGACGATCCGGATTTGCGCGGTGCTCCGGTAGTCGGCCTGTGCGGCGGCCAGGGTGGCCGTGTACGTGACATCTGGGTTGATCGTAGCGAGTGCCGTATCATGTACTATGAGGTTGAGATTAGCCCTCATACCTCGGGCAAGGACAGCGTCCTTTTGCCACAGTGCTTTGCGCGGGAAACTCGCCGCATGGACGGAGTATGGGAGATCCGCGTGAATTCGATCACGGCAGAGCAGTTCCGTGATGTGCCACGCCTTTCCAACCCTGACCAAATCACTCCTCAAGAGGAAGATATGGTCTGTGCCTATTATGGTGCTGGCACGCTGTACGCCGTCCCTGGCCGTACGGAGCCGTTCTTGCCGTGA